A genomic segment from Amycolatopsis camponoti encodes:
- a CDS encoding 3-deoxy-7-phosphoheptulonate synthase, with product MRKTLPARARPVLHRTPEPSAETLTGYPAAQQPEWPDPHALAEVRDTLAEREDVVGPAEVLQLRSLLARAAEGEFCVLQAGDCAEDPADAGVRAVARKVGMLDTLAEVMRVGSGRPVLEVGRIAGQYAKPRSANVEEVDGRELPVYRGPIVNSPEPTPEARRPDPGRILDAHEAALGVRASLGRLGRGSAAEPAERIWTSHEALLLDYEVPLLRRMPGGRNYLASTHWPWIGERTRRSDGAHVHLLSTVVNPVAAKVSAKAPIEDVLRLCARLDPFRTPGRLTLIPRFGAARIGQLAPLVRAVRDAGHPVLWLCDPMHGNTVVADDGLKVRWLEDIMNELRQFVRIVTGEGGACAGLHVEASPSEISECHGAGITASRGPGYTTLCDPRLNLTQAVALTASWQPEAAHELRTELAS from the coding sequence ATGAGGAAGACGCTGCCCGCACGCGCCCGGCCGGTGCTGCACCGCACCCCCGAGCCGAGCGCCGAGACCCTGACCGGCTACCCGGCCGCCCAGCAACCCGAGTGGCCCGACCCGCACGCGCTCGCCGAGGTCCGCGACACCCTGGCCGAGCGCGAAGACGTCGTCGGCCCCGCCGAAGTGCTCCAGCTGCGCTCCCTGCTGGCCCGCGCGGCCGAAGGCGAGTTCTGCGTCCTGCAGGCCGGCGACTGCGCCGAGGACCCGGCCGATGCCGGTGTCCGGGCCGTGGCCCGCAAGGTCGGCATGCTCGACACGCTCGCGGAGGTGATGCGCGTCGGCTCCGGCCGCCCGGTCCTGGAAGTCGGCCGGATCGCGGGCCAGTACGCCAAGCCGCGCTCGGCGAACGTCGAGGAGGTCGACGGCCGCGAGCTGCCGGTCTACCGCGGCCCGATCGTCAACAGCCCCGAGCCGACCCCCGAGGCCCGGCGCCCCGACCCGGGCCGGATCCTCGACGCGCACGAAGCCGCGCTCGGCGTCCGCGCTTCTCTCGGCCGCCTCGGCCGGGGCTCCGCGGCCGAGCCGGCCGAGCGGATCTGGACGAGCCACGAGGCGCTGCTGCTGGACTACGAAGTCCCGCTCCTGCGCCGGATGCCGGGCGGCCGGAACTACCTGGCCTCGACGCACTGGCCGTGGATCGGCGAGCGGACCCGGCGCTCGGACGGCGCCCACGTGCACCTGCTGTCCACCGTGGTCAACCCGGTGGCGGCGAAGGTGAGCGCGAAGGCCCCGATCGAGGACGTCCTGCGGCTGTGCGCGCGGCTCGACCCCTTCCGCACCCCGGGGCGGCTCACGCTGATCCCGCGGTTCGGCGCGGCTCGGATCGGGCAGCTCGCGCCGCTGGTGCGGGCGGTGCGCGACGCCGGGCACCCGGTGCTGTGGCTGTGCGATCCCATGCACGGCAACACCGTCGTCGCCGACGACGGGCTCAAGGTGCGCTGGCTCGAGGACATCATGAACGAGCTGCGCCAGTTCGTCCGGATCGTCACGGGGGAGGGCGGCGCGTGCGCCGGGCTGCACGTGGAGGCCTCGCCCAGCGAGATCTCGGAGTGCCACGGCGCCGGCATCACGGCGTCGCGCGGACCCGGCTACACGACGCTGTGCGACCCGCGGCTGAACCTGACCCAGGCCGTCGCGCTGACCGCGAGCTGGCAGCCCGAGGCGGCCCACGAACTCCGGACGGAGCTGGCGTCATGA
- a CDS encoding 2,3-dihydro-2,3-dihydroxybenzoate dehydrogenase, whose translation MSVTLVTGAASGIGAATATLLAERGHTLALFDRDEAALALVAKPLLDDGRSVYTYTVDVTSSAEVDAAVERVETGFGPIDGLANVAGVLRMGRVADLSDEDWNATFAVNATGVFHVCRAVSRRMTSRKSGSIVTVASNAAGVPRSHMAAYAASKAAATSLTHSLGLDLAPLGIRCNVVAPGSTDTPMLRSMWTDETGSKSTLDGDPGQFRLGIPLGRIGSPEDVARSVAFLLSDDARHVTLATLLVDGGAALGAV comes from the coding sequence ATGAGCGTGACCCTGGTGACCGGCGCGGCGAGCGGCATCGGTGCCGCCACCGCGACCCTCCTGGCCGAGCGCGGGCACACCCTGGCGTTGTTCGACCGCGACGAAGCCGCCTTGGCCCTGGTCGCGAAGCCGCTGCTGGACGACGGCCGCAGTGTCTACACCTACACCGTGGACGTCACCTCCAGCGCCGAGGTCGATGCGGCGGTCGAGCGCGTCGAGACCGGGTTCGGGCCGATCGACGGCCTGGCGAACGTCGCCGGGGTGCTGCGGATGGGCCGCGTGGCCGACCTGTCCGACGAGGACTGGAACGCGACCTTCGCGGTCAACGCGACCGGCGTCTTCCACGTCTGCCGGGCGGTCTCGCGCCGGATGACGAGCCGGAAGAGCGGCTCGATCGTCACCGTGGCGTCGAACGCCGCGGGCGTGCCCCGCAGCCACATGGCCGCCTACGCCGCGTCGAAGGCAGCCGCGACCAGCCTGACCCACAGCCTCGGCCTGGACCTCGCCCCGCTCGGCATCCGCTGCAACGTCGTCGCGCCGGGGTCGACCGACACCCCGATGCTCCGGTCCATGTGGACGGACGAGACCGGCTCGAAGTCCACCTTGGACGGTGATCCCGGCCAGTTCCGGCTGGGCATCCCGCTGGGGCGCATCGGTTCACCCGAGGACGTCGCCCGCAGCGTGGCGTTCCTGCTGTCCGACGACGCCCGGCACGTGACCCTCGCGACCCTGCTCGTCGACGGCGGCGCGGCCCTCGGCGCGGTCTGA
- a CDS encoding isochorismatase family protein codes for MSGITIEPYDLPTTVPVSTAGWRAHPGRAALLIHDMQRYFLGFYPEDGALRRTLVRNVVTARETADRLGIPVFYTAQPGSMTPEDRGLLHDIWGPGMKATPADRQVIDELAPTPSDVVLTKWRYSAFHRTDLLERLRAAGRDQLIVCGIYAHVGCLVTAVEAFTHDIETFFVADAVADFGPDEHRLAVDYAAANCAVATTTAALVGQLEGAVVA; via the coding sequence ATGAGCGGCATCACGATCGAACCGTACGACCTGCCCACGACCGTCCCGGTCAGCACCGCGGGCTGGCGGGCCCACCCGGGCCGCGCGGCCCTGCTGATCCACGACATGCAGCGCTACTTCCTCGGCTTCTACCCGGAGGACGGCGCACTGCGGCGGACGCTCGTCCGCAACGTCGTCACCGCGCGGGAAACCGCCGACCGGCTGGGGATCCCGGTGTTCTACACCGCCCAGCCCGGCTCGATGACGCCGGAGGACCGCGGGCTGCTGCACGACATCTGGGGCCCGGGCATGAAGGCCACCCCGGCCGACCGGCAGGTGATCGACGAGCTGGCGCCGACGCCGTCGGACGTCGTGCTGACGAAGTGGCGCTACAGCGCGTTCCACCGCACCGACCTGCTCGAGCGGCTGCGGGCGGCCGGGCGCGACCAGCTGATCGTCTGCGGGATCTACGCGCACGTCGGCTGCCTGGTCACCGCCGTCGAGGCGTTCACGCACGACATCGAGACGTTCTTCGTCGCCGACGCCGTCGCGGACTTCGGCCCGGACGAGCACCGGCTGGCGGTGGACTACGCCGCCGCCAACTGCGCGGTCGCCACGACCACCGCGGCGCTGGTCGGGCAGCTGGAAGGCGCGGTGGTCGCGTGA
- a CDS encoding chorismate-binding protein produces the protein MSGLPIRAGSPYAILHRPGSGRGDQVEVVSGPVRTAERLADLTLDEGAWEGRGRHTKLVLLPYRQLAERGYDCPDDQVPLQVMDIESQTTLTVAETLAALPDGAPPLEQRAFDLGDDEYARTVERILDDEIGAGEGANFVLSRSLRGRFPGFDDDVARAVFKRLLGAEAGAYWTFLVFTGERYLLGSTPEQHVRLFDRTVTMNPISGTYRYPEGGADAEGLLEFLHDEKEADELCMVVDEELKMMAELCDRGIRVSGPRLRRMSRLAHTEYSLEGETGKPLTEVLRHTLLAPTVTGSPLVNACRVIRRYEPKGRGYYSGVVGLVGSDDDGRRSLDSAILIRTADISPGGDVRLAAGSTIVRESAPLSEAAETTAKVSAVLKSLSGEARQAATPPPPTSSDEVRSALKARNRGKSRFWLDGARPGSGSRVRITVVDAEDAFTSMLAYQLKSVNCAVTTVPWDAGELPENDLVLLGPGPGDPNDVDGAKVGRLRALAADLLRSGRPLAGVCLGHQVLCAELGLPVQRLARPNQGRQAHVTIDGERRAVGFYNSFAARTPDDRVEVPGRAPADVVRGLDDQVIGLRGPRLATIQFHAESFLTEDGPAILRDVVDHATEGGTP, from the coding sequence GTGAGTGGCCTGCCGATCCGCGCGGGGTCGCCGTACGCGATCCTGCACCGGCCCGGCAGCGGCCGCGGCGACCAGGTCGAGGTCGTCTCCGGGCCGGTCCGCACGGCCGAGCGGCTGGCCGACCTGACCCTGGACGAAGGCGCCTGGGAAGGCCGCGGCCGGCACACGAAACTCGTCCTGCTCCCGTACCGGCAGCTCGCCGAGCGGGGCTACGACTGCCCGGACGACCAGGTCCCGTTGCAGGTGATGGACATCGAGTCCCAGACGACGCTCACCGTCGCCGAGACCCTCGCGGCCCTGCCCGACGGCGCCCCGCCGCTGGAACAGCGCGCGTTCGACCTGGGCGACGACGAGTACGCCCGCACGGTCGAGCGGATCCTCGACGACGAGATCGGCGCGGGGGAGGGCGCGAACTTCGTGCTCTCCCGCAGCCTGCGCGGCCGCTTCCCCGGCTTCGACGACGATGTCGCGCGGGCGGTGTTCAAACGGCTGCTCGGCGCGGAAGCCGGCGCCTACTGGACGTTCCTGGTCTTCACCGGCGAGCGCTACCTGCTGGGCAGCACGCCCGAGCAGCACGTCCGGCTGTTCGACCGCACGGTGACCATGAACCCGATCAGCGGCACCTACCGCTACCCGGAAGGCGGCGCCGACGCCGAAGGCCTGCTCGAGTTCCTCCACGACGAGAAGGAGGCCGACGAGCTGTGCATGGTCGTCGACGAGGAACTGAAGATGATGGCCGAGCTCTGCGACCGCGGCATCCGGGTGTCCGGGCCGCGGCTGCGGCGCATGTCGCGGCTGGCGCACACCGAGTACTCCCTGGAAGGCGAGACCGGGAAACCGCTGACCGAGGTGCTGCGGCACACGCTGCTCGCGCCGACCGTCACCGGCAGCCCACTGGTCAACGCCTGCCGGGTGATCCGCCGGTACGAGCCGAAGGGACGCGGCTACTACAGCGGCGTCGTCGGGCTCGTCGGCAGCGACGACGACGGCCGGCGCTCGCTGGACTCGGCGATCCTCATCCGCACCGCGGACATCTCGCCGGGCGGCGACGTCCGGCTGGCGGCCGGGTCGACGATCGTGCGCGAATCCGCGCCGCTCTCGGAAGCCGCCGAGACGACGGCGAAGGTGTCGGCGGTCCTGAAGTCGTTGTCCGGCGAAGCCCGCCAGGCCGCGACGCCCCCGCCGCCGACGTCGTCGGACGAGGTGCGCTCCGCGCTGAAGGCCCGCAACCGGGGCAAGTCGCGGTTCTGGCTCGACGGCGCCCGCCCCGGCAGTGGCTCGCGGGTGCGCATCACCGTCGTCGACGCCGAAGACGCGTTCACCTCGATGCTGGCCTACCAGCTGAAGTCGGTGAACTGCGCGGTGACGACCGTGCCGTGGGACGCCGGCGAGCTGCCCGAGAACGACTTGGTGCTGCTCGGCCCGGGGCCCGGCGATCCCAACGACGTCGATGGTGCGAAGGTCGGCCGCCTGCGGGCGCTGGCCGCGGACCTGCTGCGCTCGGGCCGTCCGCTCGCCGGGGTCTGCCTGGGCCACCAGGTGCTCTGCGCCGAACTGGGCCTGCCCGTCCAGCGGCTCGCGCGGCCCAACCAGGGACGTCAGGCGCACGTGACGATCGACGGCGAGCGCCGGGCCGTCGGGTTCTACAACAGCTTCGCCGCGCGCACTCCCGACGACCGCGTCGAAGTGCCCGGCCGGGCGCCCGCCGACGTCGTGCGCGGGCTGGACGACCAGGTCATCGGCCTGCGCGGGCCGCGGCTGGCGACCATCCAGTTCCACGCCGAGTCGTTCCTCACCGAGGACGGCCCGGCCATCCTGCGCGACGTAGTCGACCACGCCACCGAAGGAGGAACCCCATGA
- a CDS encoding flavin reductase family protein — protein MTTSAPAFDRARLRAFLGHFTTGVTVVTYRRGELVRGATVNAFTSVSLDPPLVLVSLDRRSRSVQHLGDGPFVVNILAEDQRDLAMHFAGKPLADDAVPWVDLDSPVPRLGRTVGHVECTPWRAYDGGDHVLHVGEVTGLDLAGGRPLLFFGGDFPRLAEEPEAPHWSWSLDDPTPQLWEAGK, from the coding sequence ATGACCACATCCGCCCCGGCGTTCGACCGGGCGAGGCTGAGGGCCTTCCTCGGCCACTTCACCACCGGCGTCACCGTCGTGACCTACCGCCGCGGCGAGCTGGTGCGCGGCGCGACCGTCAACGCGTTCACGTCCGTGTCGCTGGACCCGCCGCTCGTGCTGGTCTCGCTGGACCGGCGCAGCCGCTCGGTCCAGCACCTCGGCGACGGCCCGTTCGTCGTCAACATCCTGGCCGAGGACCAGCGCGACCTCGCGATGCACTTCGCGGGCAAACCCCTCGCGGACGACGCGGTGCCGTGGGTCGACCTCGACTCGCCGGTACCGCGGCTGGGCCGCACGGTCGGGCACGTCGAGTGCACCCCGTGGCGCGCCTACGACGGCGGCGACCACGTGCTGCACGTCGGCGAGGTGACCGGCCTCGACCTGGCCGGCGGGCGGCCGCTGCTGTTCTTCGGTGGCGACTTCCCGCGGCTGGCCGAAGAACCCGAGGCACCGCACTGGTCGTGGTCGCTGGACGACCCGACACCCCAACTATGGGAGGCAGGCAAGTGA
- a CDS encoding 4-hydroxyphenylacetate 3-hydroxylase N-terminal domain-containing protein: MGGRQVSETTTRPLTGDEYLESIRDGREIWAYGERVDDVTKHPAFRNTARMTARLYDALHDPEKRDVLTTPTDTGSGGFTHKFFRAPKSTTDLLGDRDAIAEWARMSYGWLGRSPDYKASFLTTLGVDPGYYGEFEGNARRWYAEAQEKVLFWNHAIINPPVDRHKAADDVGDVFVHVEEERDDGLVVSGAKVVATGSALTHGNFIAHYGLPVKKREFALVATLPMDSPGLKLICRPSYALQADTMGSPFDYPLSSRLDENDTIFVLDKVKIPWENVFVYGDQAKAATFLSASGFLNRSTFHGVTRLAVKLDFLAGLLLKGVDVTGTRDFRGIQTRIGEVLAWRNMFWGLSDAMALNPDPWKGGALLPKLDYGMAYRWFMTIGYPRVREIIHQDLGSALIYLNSHASDFQNPELRPYLDKYVRGSSGYDAVERVKLMKLIWDSVGTEFAGRNELYERNFSGNHENVRIEMLTAQQASGQVDGYKGFAEQCLAEYDLDGWTAPDLINPDRL, encoded by the coding sequence ATGGGAGGCAGGCAAGTGAGCGAGACGACGACCCGGCCGTTGACCGGGGACGAGTACCTGGAAAGCATCCGCGACGGCCGGGAGATCTGGGCCTACGGTGAGCGCGTCGACGACGTCACCAAGCACCCGGCGTTCCGCAACACCGCCCGGATGACGGCCCGGCTGTACGACGCGCTGCACGACCCGGAGAAGCGGGACGTGCTGACCACGCCGACCGACACCGGCAGCGGCGGGTTCACGCACAAGTTCTTCCGCGCACCCAAGTCCACGACGGATCTCCTGGGCGACCGCGACGCGATCGCCGAGTGGGCCCGGATGAGCTACGGCTGGCTGGGCCGCAGCCCGGACTACAAGGCGAGCTTCCTCACCACCCTGGGCGTCGACCCGGGCTACTACGGCGAGTTCGAAGGCAACGCCCGGCGCTGGTACGCCGAAGCGCAGGAGAAGGTCCTGTTCTGGAACCACGCGATCATCAACCCGCCCGTCGACCGGCACAAGGCGGCCGACGACGTCGGGGACGTGTTCGTGCACGTCGAGGAAGAACGCGACGACGGCCTGGTCGTCAGCGGCGCCAAGGTCGTCGCGACCGGGTCGGCGCTGACGCACGGCAACTTCATCGCCCACTACGGGCTGCCGGTGAAGAAGCGCGAGTTCGCGCTGGTGGCGACGCTGCCGATGGACTCGCCGGGGCTGAAGCTGATCTGCCGGCCGTCGTACGCGCTGCAGGCCGACACGATGGGCAGCCCGTTCGACTACCCGCTGTCGAGCCGCCTCGACGAGAACGACACGATCTTCGTGCTCGACAAGGTGAAGATCCCGTGGGAGAACGTCTTCGTCTACGGCGACCAGGCCAAGGCGGCGACTTTCCTGTCGGCGTCGGGGTTCCTGAACCGCTCGACGTTCCACGGCGTGACGCGGCTGGCGGTGAAGCTGGACTTCCTGGCCGGGCTGCTGCTCAAGGGCGTCGACGTCACCGGCACCCGGGACTTCCGCGGCATCCAGACCCGCATCGGCGAGGTTCTGGCGTGGCGCAACATGTTCTGGGGCCTGAGCGACGCGATGGCGCTCAACCCGGACCCGTGGAAGGGCGGCGCGCTGCTGCCGAAGCTCGACTACGGCATGGCCTACCGCTGGTTCATGACGATCGGCTACCCCCGGGTGCGGGAGATCATCCACCAGGACCTGGGCAGCGCGCTGATCTACCTCAACTCGCACGCCAGCGACTTCCAGAACCCGGAGCTGCGGCCCTACCTGGACAAGTACGTCCGGGGTTCGTCGGGCTACGACGCGGTGGAGCGGGTCAAGCTGATGAAGCTGATCTGGGACTCCGTCGGCACGGAGTTCGCCGGCCGCAACGAGCTGTACGAGCGGAACTTCTCGGGCAACCACGAGAACGTCCGGATCGAGATGCTCACCGCGCAGCAGGCGTCCGGGCAGGTCGACGGCTACAAGGGCTTCGCCGAGCAGTGCCTGGCCGAGTACGACCTCGACGGCTGGACCGCCCCGGACCTGATCAACCCCGATCGGCTCTGA